One Candidatus Neomarinimicrobiota bacterium DNA window includes the following coding sequences:
- a CDS encoding branched-chain amino acid transaminase, which translates to MLESKYIWMDGKLVPWKDAKIHVITHSLHYGSAVFEGLRFYGTEIGSAIFRLEDHTNRLISSAVSIKMQIPFNAEEINSAIIETVKANELKNGYIRPLAYYGYGKMGLRPEGAPVNLSIAVWHWDNYLGTESVNVKTSSFMRFHPKSSITTSKFAGNYVNSILAGTEATSQGYDEALLLDYEGKVAEGPGENIFIVSDGHLFTPPPGNILAGITRDSVMTIAEDLGIRVEEKPLTLDEIYNADEAFFTGTAAEVAPIKSLDDHDLKNSLGPVTEKIRTTFFNIVNGKDDKYKNWLTVVQ; encoded by the coding sequence ATGTTAGAGTCAAAATATATCTGGATGGACGGCAAACTTGTTCCGTGGAAGGATGCCAAAATCCACGTCATCACCCATTCACTCCATTACGGATCGGCAGTATTTGAGGGATTACGCTTCTACGGCACAGAGATTGGTTCCGCTATTTTCAGATTGGAAGACCACACAAACAGGCTGATCAGTTCTGCTGTTTCCATAAAGATGCAAATCCCTTTTAATGCCGAAGAAATAAACTCTGCTATTATAGAAACCGTCAAGGCAAATGAGCTGAAGAACGGGTATATTCGTCCGCTCGCTTATTATGGATACGGCAAGATGGGTCTACGCCCGGAGGGAGCGCCCGTGAATCTGTCAATCGCGGTCTGGCATTGGGATAATTACCTGGGAACCGAATCGGTGAATGTAAAAACCTCCTCATTCATGCGTTTTCACCCGAAATCATCCATTACGACTTCTAAATTCGCAGGCAATTATGTAAATTCCATCTTAGCCGGTACAGAAGCAACATCACAGGGGTATGACGAAGCATTGCTTCTCGACTATGAGGGAAAGGTTGCGGAAGGTCCGGGCGAGAATATTTTTATCGTGAGTGACGGTCATCTGTTCACGCCGCCACCGGGTAATATTTTAGCCGGCATTACAAGAGATTCTGTGATGACCATCGCCGAAGACCTCGGAATTCGAGTTGAAGAGAAACCGCTGACGTTAGATGAGATTTACAACGCGGATGAAGCATTTTTTACCGGGACGGCAGCAGAGGTTGCCCCAATAAAATCTTTGGACGACCATGATCTCAAAAACTCTTTGGGACCTGTGACCGAAAAAATCCGCACGACTTTTTTTAATATCGTAAACGGCAAAGATGATAAATACAAAAACTGGTTAACGGTAGTCCAATAA